A window of Sander vitreus isolate 19-12246 chromosome 18, sanVit1, whole genome shotgun sequence contains these coding sequences:
- the LOC144533605 gene encoding heparan sulfate glucosamine 3-O-sulfotransferase 5: MLFKQQALLRQKLFVLGSLAIGSVLYLVARVGTLDRLQPICPIESRLPPPEPEQIPLRTLQFKRGLLHELRKGNATKEQIRLHNLVQQLPRAIIIGVRKGGTRALLEMLNLHPSVVKASQEIHFFDNDQNYARGIDWYREKMPFSFPHQITIEKSPAYFITEEVPERIFKMNSSIKLLIIVREPTTRAVSDYTQVLEGKERKNKTYHKFEKLAIDSNTCEVNTKYKAVRTSIYTKHLERWLKYFPVEQFHIVDGDRLIADPLPELQLVERFLNLPSRISQYNLYFNATRGFYCLRFNIVFNKCLAGSKGRIHPDVDPLVVTKLQRFFHPFNQKFYQITGRTFNWP, from the exons ATGCTATTCAAACAGCAGGCATTGCTGAGACAGAAGCTCTTCGTTCTGGGCAGCCTTGCTATCGGAAGTGTCCTCTATCTCGTGGCCAGGGTTGGGACCTTGGATAG GCTACAGCCCATTTGCCCCATTGAGAGCAGACTGCCCCCTCCTGAGCCAGAGCAAATCCCCCTCCGTACCCTGCAGTTTAAGCGTGGCCTGCTCCATGAACTACGCAAGGGCAATGCCACCAAGGAGCAAATCCGCCTGCACAACCTGGTCCAGCAGCTGCCCCGGGCCATCATCATCGGGGTGCGCAAGGGGGGCACCCGCGCCCTGCTGGAGATGCTCAACCTGCACCCTTCCGTGGTCAAGGCTTCGCAGGAGATCCACTTCTTTGATAATGACCAAAATTACGCCCGGGGCATCGACTGGTACAGGGAGAAAATGCCCTTCTCCTTCCCTCATCAGATCACCATTGAGAAGAGTCCTGCCTACTTCATCACAGAGGAGGTCCCTGAACGCATCTTCAAGATGAACTCCTCCATCAAGCTGCTGATCATCGTGCGCGAGCCCACCACCAGAGCCGTGTCCGACTACACGCAAGTGCTGGAGGGCAAGGAGCGCAAAAACAAGACCTACCACAAGTTTGAAAAACTGGCCATCGACTCCAACACCTGCGAGGTGAACACAAAGTACAAAGCGGTGCGGACCAGTATCTACACCAAACACTTGGAGCGCTGGCTGAAGTACTTTCCCGTGGAGCAGTTCCACATCGTGGACGGGGACCGCCTCATCGCCGACCCACTACCGGAGCTACAGCTCGTCGAGCGCTTCCTCAACCTTCCCTCTAGAATCAGCCAGTACAACCTGTACTTCAACGCCACCAGGGGATTTTACTGTCTGCGATTTAACATTGTCTTCAACAAGTGCCTGGCAGGTAGCAAGGGCCGCATCCATCCAGACGTGGACCCGTTGGTGGTGACTAAACTGCAGAGGTTCTTTCATCCCTTCAATCAGAAGTTTTACCAGATCACAGGCAGGACTTTCAACTGGCCATGA